AAAATTATATCGAAACCCAAAGGGAAATGCAAGAGAAAAGTCGCCCCGAGGTCATTTTTTTAGGCCATTTCTCGGTCGGCAGCTAATGAGTCAGACTCGCGCCAGAGCCGCATAGTAAGTCCGACAGGCTGCTAGAAGGGTGAAAACAGATGATGAAATGGCTGCCACAGGCGGATGCGGAGATCAAAAAAGCGCCGTTTTTTGTTCGGAAAAGGGCCCGTCAGCGGGTGGAGGCGCAGGTTTCGGCGGAGGGCCGGGAAGTGGTGACGGTGGAAGATGTAAGGGCCGTCAAAAAGCGCTTTTTGACCCGAATGGATGAGGAGGTGAAGGGTTTTCAGGTGGACGCCTGCTTCGGTTCCCAGGGGTGCCCCAATCGGATTATTGAAAATGACGGCCTGATACGGTCGATTGAAAGGGTCTTTTCAGAGGAAAATTTGCGAGGCTTTTTGGAGCAGACAATAACCGGACCCTTGAAGTTTCACCATGAATTCCGCGTGACCCTGGCGGACTGCCCGAATGCCTGGTCCAACCGCAAATAAGGGATATCGGGATTATCGGTGCAGCCGCGCCGGAGCGAACGGAGGCCGTGTGCAGTGAATGCGGCGCCTGCCAGGACGTGTGCAGGGAGGCGGCCGTGGCGATTGATCCGGCCGCCTCCGGCCCGGTATTTGACTGGGATCGATGCGTCCAATGCGGCCAGTGCATTAAGGTCTGCTCCACCGGCACGATACGCTGCCGGGAGCAGGGGTATCGCCTGCTGGTGGGCGGCAAACTCGGCCGTCATCCAAGACTTGCGACCCAACTCACCGGCCTCTATGATACGGATACAGTGCGCCATCTGGTCAAATGGTGTGTCCGGAACTATAAGGCGCACAGCAGCGGCGGTGAAAGGTTTGCAGCCCTGGTGGAAAAAGCCGGGGCAGAATTTTTTGACCTCCTGTTGGCCGAGGCGAATGGAAAGAAAATTCGTTGATGATGGCAAATGATCAAAGAACAGGTTTTCTGCTGGCAGGCGCCGCATTCGTCTTCTGGGGACTCACACCCTTCTATTTCAAGGCGCTTTCGACAGTCTCACCCATGGAGATCGTATCCCATCGGATTATCTGGTCCACCGTGGTATTGGTGATTTTACTGCTGATCACCGATAGGGCCTTTTTCGGAGAAGTCTTCAATCAGATCAAACGCAATGGGTGGCCGCTTGTGGCCAGCGCCCTACTGCTGACGGTCAATTGGCTGACATATATTTATGCCGTCGTATCGGGAAGAGTGCTCGAGGCCAGCCTTGGATATTTCATCAATCCGTTGGTGAACGTGGCGCTCGCAGCCGTGTTTCTCAGGGAAAGCCTGACCCGGGTCCAAAAGATTGCAGTATTCCTTGCAGCTGTCGCCGTCACCCAGGAGATTTGGCGGTTCGGCCAATTTCCCACCCTGGCGCTGATCATGGCGGGCACATTCGGGGTCTACGGGCTGATCCGGAAAAAGACCAATATCGCCGGCAGTGAGGGATTACTCATTGAAACGTTGATAATGCTGCCCCTTGCAATCGGTTACCTGTTCTACCTGTCCCGAGAAAATTCTCTTGCATTCATGCACCAGGGTGTCTTGATCAACTGTCTTTTGCTCTCAGCAGGCCTTGTTACGACCCTGCCGCTCATCTGGTTTATCAGGGCCAGCAAAAAACTCAACTACTCCATTATCGGTATGATGCAGTACATCGCTCCGACCCTCATGGGCATACTGGGATATTGTGTTTATGGAGAAAATTTTCCTTCGGGAAGATTGATCACTTTTTCGCTGGTGTGGTTTGGCCTTTTGCTGGTACTCATTGAAAGTCTTGAACGCATGCGGAGCAGGAGATATTGAATGCTGCTGTCTTTATGTCTTTTTAATCACCCTTGGAGAACCGATGACGTCAAAAAACGATTCCTTTCCGGATAAGAGACTTGCCGCTGTTTGCGGGCTGTTCTGCCCGGCCTGTACGCTCTTTATCGGCACGGCAGAAAATGAACCCCAACGGTTGAAAGGCGTGGCAGATATTTATCATACCCCGCCGGACGCATGGGAATGTCACGGGTGCCGCTCGGAGAAGCGGAGTTACTTCTGCAAAAATGAATGCAAAATGGTGGAATGCGCCAAAGAGAAAGGCATCGATTTTTGCGTGGAATGTGACGAATATCCGTGTCGCGAGTTGCGCACCTTCAAGGAACTGCGACCCCATAGAATTGAAGTGTGGAAGAACCAGAATCGGATAAAAGAGGTGGGATATGCCCGGTGGTATGGAGAAATGCTTGAGCATTACGCCTGCCCTCAATGCCGGACACTCAACTCGGCCTATGATCTGAAATGCCGTTCATGTGGGACTGAACCCAGCTGTGCCTATGTGGATCGTCACAAAAATGAAATCTTGCATTATTTGAACAAAAAGAAGTGAGGTCAAGCCGTTGATCGGGGCGATGGTAAGCCTTCCCATCCCCCGCCGCGCCTGAGAAGAACCCCTTATTACTTCATTTTCCTGATGCGTACATCTATTTCATTCACATCTTTTAGTAAATCCACAATCTTTGATACATCCGTATCACTGTAATGGTAGGGATAAAGGATTTTCGGTTTGAAAGCCCTCACAGCGTCGGCTACCATTTCCGGCGTCATCGTGTAAGGGAGGTTCATCGGAAGGAATGCAATATCTATCCCCGAAAGTCCCTTCATTTCCGGGATATTTTCAGTGTCGCCGGCCACATAAACCTTTTTGTCGCCGAAGGTCATCACATAGCCATTGCCGATCCCCTTTGGATGGAAAGGTACCCCTTCACCGCGCATGTGAACGAGATTGTAGGCGGGCACAGCCTCTATGTGCAATCCTCCCACCGTCTTGGCATCTCCGTTCTTCATCACAATACCATCTCTGACCTGACTTGCGCAGGTTTCAGTCAATACCAACAGGCTTTTCTCAGTGCGGATCAGGTCCAACGCGTTCAGATCCAGGTGGTCACGATGCTCATGGGTCAACAGGATAATATCGGCTTTCGGCATCTTGGAATAATCGGCTAATCTGCTCCAAGGATCAATATGGATAACCTTCTCCCCAAAAACAAACATCAGCGAACCATGGCCTATAAAGGTGATTCTCAAATCACCGGCGGATGTTTCAATAATATCCACCTCAAATTCCTGTGCCATCGCAGTAATCGCAGAAGATGCAACCAGCAAATTGGCGATTAAAAATAATCTGGCCATGCGACACCTCCTTATTAGCTTTTTTCCGCCAATTGACGTCTCTTACGCCACCCCATCTCTCCTGCACTTGTCCTGCAGCCCGGATCAGCGGAAATTCGGGCCGTGTTCAAGAGAACGCCAAGACTGCTATTTGACAACTCGAATTGCGCCGATTTAGGGTCAATTTACCACATGGTACGGCCGGCTGCAAACCATTTGATTGCAGCCATGTCGGTGGCTTTTTCTATTCATAATCTGCGATTGGCGAAAGTTATGGTAAGGTGGGGCAGGCTTTGTATGACACAGGAGCTATCACCTGGATATCTCCAGAAGTCAGCAACTCCGAAATTTCAGAAGTTACCTATTTCCATTGCGCCAACATGCGGGATATCGGATTATTCATGATGACTTCGATGTTTAGAATCTTTTTTTGCAATACCGTCCTCTGGGACACCATGCCGAGAGGTTGATGTCTTATCGGTTAAGATCCTCATAGGCGCGCGCCCAGAAAGTTCTTGGATTTTGTGCCATGCCGCGAGATTGGCCTGGGTGTGATCGCTCTGCCGGACCAGGTTGTCGGGTTTCAGATGCGGCCGATTTCGCGGGCCTTTTAGGGTATTTTAAAGAACGGTGCCGGCACGAGGAGCTTGTTTTCCACATGCGCCACGAGTGGACGCATCTTTTTCGCATAGGCCTGCCATTCGGCCGAGGCCTGTAATTTTTTTCGGCGTTCAAACCGGTCGTCAAGGCTTTCGTACCCCCACATATGCACGATCTGGTTCAGCGGACCTATATCAGTGAAATAATAGCCCACCATCTTGCCGAGAATACGCAGCTGGCATTCCATCCCCTCCTCCTCGTAGAGTTTGAGAAAAACAGGCACCTGGCCCGCATGCAGCGTATAGATCCGTTCATCGACAAACATAGTTCCTCCCTTGTGTCATGGTCATCTTGACCATGGCCGCATTAACGCTTCAAATAGGCGCGGCATCTAAGACCTTTCCAGAGTTTATCCAAACTGTCGTCTTTTTGTTCCCGAAGCCCACGATTGAAACCGAGTTTCTCTTTCACCATTTCCTCAGCGTTTCTTGACTCTCTCAAAAAATCGGTCTTCTATTTTCTCCCGCTCAAACCGATTGAACTCAACGGGCTTTTCTGTTAATTCCAGCTCAAATCCATCAGCCTTTTTCTGGTAGATATTTTTCAACCACTTCTCATTATCAGTTGCTGGAAAATCTTCTCTGTAATGAGCGCCCCGGCTCTCCTCCCTGTGGCGCGCCGAATTGACAACCAGCCTGCACACGGTGATCAGGTTGGTCACATCAATGATATGGTTCCATTCCAGATTGTATCGAGAAAGATATCTGTCCGCCACGTTGGCCTTATCAATCTTTTCCATGAACTGGACCAGGCAATCCCAGGCCTCTGCCAATTGCTTACCCGTACGTACCAGACCCGCCTTTTCCCACATGAGATTTTCAATTTCATCTCGAATCTCATAGACGTTTTCTCCTGTGCCTCTCAAAAAAGGCTTCAGCCAGTGCATTCTCATCTTCTCGGCCTCGGTCTCCTGATAGGGGTGAAGATCTTCTTCGAATGCCATAGCCGCGGCCGCGTCTCCCGCCCTCCGACCGTAGACCGTTGAATCGCAGATGCCGTTTCCCCCAAGCCTGTTGGCCCCATGAACCCCGCCCGCATCTTCACCACACACCAGCAGGCCCTCTAAATTGCTCTGGCAGTGGGTATTTATCCTGACCCCCCCCATCTGGTAATGCGCCGTAGGGGTGACCTCCACCTTTTCCCTGGCCAGATCCTTTCCGATATCTTTTACCCTCTCCACCATGCCCGGAAATTTTTGCTCCACAAATTCGGCTCCCAGATGGCTTGCATCCAGATATACGGCATTGTTCTCCGTCCCTCTTCCTGCCATGATCTCCATAAAACTGGAGCGCGCAACCCGATCTCGGGTCGATCTTTCCAGACGATCAGGATCGTATCGTTCCATAAATCGTTCACCCAGGCCGTTATAGAGCCTGGCGCCTGAACCCCTGAGACCTTCTTCCAGGAGACTGCCGTTCAGTCGGGACCGTCCGGCGACCAGGCCCGTGGGGTGAAACTGGACCATCTCCATATCAACGAATTCTGCCCCGGCCCTGAAACAGATGGCCATCCCGTCACCGGTCTTGTCAAAAGACGGCGCTGATATTTTGTACATGGATGCACAGCCTCCCGTGGCAACAATCGTCACTTTGGCGTTCACAACGAAGATCTCTCCGGTCCTGATATCGGATAGGAGTGCCCCCACGATTCGATGCCCGTCCTTGGAACTCAGTAAATCAAGCCCCCTGGTTTCTTCAAGCACCTGTATCTCGCGGGCATATATTTGATCCGTCATCCGGCTGATAATCTGGATCCCTGTCAGGTCAGCCACATGAACTGTGCGGTCAAAAGACTGGCCTGCAAAAGGCTTCTGATGAATTTTTCCATCTTCACCGCGATCGAAGAAACACCCAATTTTTACCTCCAGTTCGTGAACCGCTTTGGGCGCATCACTCACCAGTGTCCAGGCCAGTTCCTGGTTATTGATGAACCCGCCGCCTTTGAGGGTGTCTTGAAAATGATTCTCCAGGGAATCCATTTTGTTCAGGACCACATTAAGGCCTCCCTGTACCATCCTGCTGCATCCACCCTTCCCGAGCAATCCCTTGGTCGCCATGACGACCTTGAGACGAGGATTGCTGTCGTATGCATGCAAGGCGGCAAAGAGTCCTGCGCCCCCTGCGCCAAGGATCAGTATGTCGGCCTTTAAGACTTCCACAATGCATTCACTCCTTATTTAAGGTCCTTTACTTGAATATGCCGAACTTTTTCAATACGCAACGTCGTTTCAAGCGCTGAATAGACCGGGTGGGAACAATATTCTTGGGGCAGACTTCCGCACAATTGAACTGTGTGTGACAGCGCCAAACACCGTATGATCTATCCACGGCCTTCAATCTTTCAACCCTTATGGCATCCCGTTTATCAGCAATTAAGGTGTAGGCCCTGTTAAGTGCTGCCGGCCCTAAATAGTCCTTGTTGGTCGCGACCATGGAACAGGCCGAATAGCAGCAACCGCAACTGATACAATCCAGCATATCATCGATGAACTCCCGTTCGTTTGACTCGGGCTGGACAGTGACCGGCGCATCTATCTCCCTTTTGGGAATATAATAAGGCTTTATTTTTTTCCATTTATCAAAAAACGGCTCCATATCAACAACCAGATCCCGGATGATAGGGAAGTTAGGCAGCGGCATAATGGTGATGTCTCGGGTTTTTAGAGAAGATACCTGGGTCCTGCAGGCCAGGCGGGCCCTGCCGTTCACATACATGGCGCACGACCCGCACATCCCGATACGACAGGAAAACCGAAAAGAAAGTGAGCGATCAAGGTAATTTTGAATATAAATGACTACATCCAACACAGCCATATTATCGAAAACAGGCACTTCGAAATCGTCAAACCTGGGTGCGACGTCACTCTCAGGGTTGAAACGGAAAACCTTTACTTGCAGTGGCTTAGACATTTCTTATCTCCAACAAATGGACCCTTTCCTTATGAACCGTTCAAAGCGAACGGGCAGTGTAAAGGAGGCCGAAGATTCCAAAACCCACAATACCCAGTCCCACGACGACAAAGAGTCCCAGCACAATCACCCTTTCTTTCTTACCGGAATCAAAGTCGAGGAAAACAGAATATAGGCCGTACAAGGCATGATATAGACCGAAGGTCAACAGCAGGATATCGAACACGATAAGAACCGGCGTCTTGAGACGGGCGACAACTTCGCCGTAATTGAGGGGTTCTCCGGTATTAGAGAAGTGAAGAAATCCTATGTGCAATCCTAATGCAATGATTAAGATAACGGCGCTGATTCTTTGTAAAACCCACGTCCAAGCATGCATTCTCTGGTCTCCTCAATAACCGAGTTTCACCAAAATGAACCAAAACCACAGGATAGCCCCTACACCCATGAATATCCAAAATAAGTTCTTTTGAGTTTGAACCCGTACACCTATGCCTATATCGAACAACAATATTCGAATACCGTTGAGGCCATGGTAAAGCACTGTTCCAAGCAACAAGATGTCCAGAGATTCGAAAACAGGATGACCCATTAAAATCGATAGGGTTGAATCAAAATTCTCTTTGCCGGCCAAAAGAGATGTCCCCATAAGGCCCGTGTGCAGCAAGATGTAAAACACAAGGCCAAGACCGGTGATTCGATGCAGCACCCAGGCCCACATGCCGGTTGCGTCCCACATTTGACTCCTTGTCATATAGGCGTCCGTGGACATCACGTGAGTATTGGGCATATTATGTCTCCTCCTTTTTGTTGCTCGTTTTGACAGCAGGCACCTTGTACAAGACGGCCGTCGACGAATATCTAACAAAATATCAATCGCTTTCCAGTCTGCCCAACGCCTCCTTATGCTCATCACATTTGATATCAATTTTTTTGAATGGATGAACCTCCCATACCCGCAATCATTCCAGCAAATTCTGTGCCGCATCTTTTTTACATATAACAGGTTAACTTTATTGCTAATTTTCAGTCGCTAGTCACATAAGTGCTCCAAATAGCCGAATTTTCGATTTGTCCGCCGACTTTTGGGCTTGAACAATTATTTCACTTTCATTATAAGAACATAGATCCTACCAAAATCACCTTCGCACTGGAGGAGCCAAATGCCTTGGCAATCGAAACAAAAATATGAATGCCTATTGAACATTAACAATGCAATTATTGCAAAGAAGACACGGGAGGGCCTTTTTGAAGCAATCGCCACCCAGCTCACGAAGGTTTGTCTTTGCGACCGTTGCAGCATTCAACTTTACGACCCCATGGACAGTTCCATTACCTATTTTGCAACTGCAAAAGGAATTAAACCGAATGGCATCAGCTGTGAAACCAGTCGCCCTTTATCAGCAGGGGCGGTGGCCAATATGGTTATAGAATCGGGAAAACCGATCGTTATCCAAGATCTCTCAAGTGTTGGGCATTGGACTTCGGCGGATTCCATGCTCATGGCAGGTTTAACATCCACGATGGCCTTTCCACTTATTATTCGAGATAAAATCATAGGTTCGCTGCATTGCTCTTTCAAGAAGTGCCCGGAAAACATAATGGAATTGGCTGGTTTTGTGGAAGAATTGTGTAAACAGGTATCTATTGCAATTGACAATATGCTTTCTTATGAGAAGCTAAGAAACATAAATGAGGCACTTGAGAAACAAAAGGGATTTGTATTAGAAAAAATAAATAAGGCAAATGAGGCGTTCTACTTTACGAGCCGCAAGATGAGCAAACTCAAGAATGATATGGATTTGGTTGCAGAATCCAACGCCCCGGTATTGATTATTGGCGAAACAGGAACCGGGAAGGATCTTGTTGCAAGATACATACACAATCATAGTCCACGGAACCAGAACTTGTTCGTTAAAGTGAACTGTGCGTCGTTAGCCTCGTCACTGATTGAGAGCGAATTCTTTGGACACGCGAAAGGCTCCTTCACCGGTGCGACAGTTAAAAGAATAGGGCGTTTTGAGATGGCGAATGGGGGAACCATTTTTCTCGATGAGATAGGAGAGCTTCCTCTGCAAAACCAAGCGAAGCTCCTTCAGGTGCTTGAGGATAAAGCCTTTGAACGCGTCGGAGAAAGCACTCCCATCTCAGCTGATTTCAGAATCATCTCCGCCACGAATCAAAACTTGACAAAAAACATAAGGGCCGGAAAATTCCGTCGAGATCTTTTTTATCGCATCAACACAATCCTTCTTGAGATCCCCCCGTTGAGAGAACGCATT
This Deltaproteobacteria bacterium DNA region includes the following protein-coding sequences:
- the rarD gene encoding EamA family transporter RarD translates to MMANDQRTGFLLAGAAFVFWGLTPFYFKALSTVSPMEIVSHRIIWSTVVLVILLLITDRAFFGEVFNQIKRNGWPLVASALLLTVNWLTYIYAVVSGRVLEASLGYFINPLVNVALAAVFLRESLTRVQKIAVFLAAVAVTQEIWRFGQFPTLALIMAGTFGVYGLIRKKTNIAGSEGLLIETLIMLPLAIGYLFYLSRENSLAFMHQGVLINCLLLSAGLVTTLPLIWFIRASKKLNYSIIGMMQYIAPTLMGILGYCVYGENFPSGRLITFSLVWFGLLLVLIESLERMRSRRY
- a CDS encoding DUF3795 domain-containing protein; the protein is MTSKNDSFPDKRLAAVCGLFCPACTLFIGTAENEPQRLKGVADIYHTPPDAWECHGCRSEKRSYFCKNECKMVECAKEKGIDFCVECDEYPCRELRTFKELRPHRIEVWKNQNRIKEVGYARWYGEMLEHYACPQCRTLNSAYDLKCRSCGTEPSCAYVDRHKNEILHYLNKKK
- a CDS encoding MBL fold metallo-hydrolase, with product MARLFLIANLLVASSAITAMAQEFEVDIIETSAGDLRITFIGHGSLMFVFGEKVIHIDPWSRLADYSKMPKADIILLTHEHRDHLDLNALDLIRTEKSLLVLTETCASQVRDGIVMKNGDAKTVGGLHIEAVPAYNLVHMRGEGVPFHPKGIGNGYVMTFGDKKVYVAGDTENIPEMKGLSGIDIAFLPMNLPYTMTPEMVADAVRAFKPKILYPYHYSDTDVSKIVDLLKDVNEIDVRIRKMK
- a CDS encoding NIPSNAP family protein — translated: MFVDERIYTLHAGQVPVFLKLYEEEGMECQLRILGKMVGYYFTDIGPLNQIVHMWGYESLDDRFERRKKLQASAEWQAYAKKMRPLVAHVENKLLVPAPFFKIP
- a CDS encoding FAD-binding protein, whose amino-acid sequence is MEVLKADILILGAGGAGLFAALHAYDSNPRLKVVMATKGLLGKGGCSRMVQGGLNVVLNKMDSLENHFQDTLKGGGFINNQELAWTLVSDAPKAVHELEVKIGCFFDRGEDGKIHQKPFAGQSFDRTVHVADLTGIQIISRMTDQIYAREIQVLEETRGLDLLSSKDGHRIVGALLSDIRTGEIFVVNAKVTIVATGGCASMYKISAPSFDKTGDGMAICFRAGAEFVDMEMVQFHPTGLVAGRSRLNGSLLEEGLRGSGARLYNGLGERFMERYDPDRLERSTRDRVARSSFMEIMAGRGTENNAVYLDASHLGAEFVEQKFPGMVERVKDIGKDLAREKVEVTPTAHYQMGGVRINTHCQSNLEGLLVCGEDAGGVHGANRLGGNGICDSTVYGRRAGDAAAAMAFEEDLHPYQETEAEKMRMHWLKPFLRGTGENVYEIRDEIENLMWEKAGLVRTGKQLAEAWDCLVQFMEKIDKANVADRYLSRYNLEWNHIIDVTNLITVCRLVVNSARHREESRGAHYREDFPATDNEKWLKNIYQKKADGFELELTEKPVEFNRFEREKIEDRFFERVKKR
- a CDS encoding succinate dehydrogenase iron-sulfur subunit — translated: MSKPLQVKVFRFNPESDVAPRFDDFEVPVFDNMAVLDVVIYIQNYLDRSLSFRFSCRIGMCGSCAMYVNGRARLACRTQVSSLKTRDITIMPLPNFPIIRDLVVDMEPFFDKWKKIKPYYIPKREIDAPVTVQPESNEREFIDDMLDCISCGCCYSACSMVATNKDYLGPAALNRAYTLIADKRDAIRVERLKAVDRSYGVWRCHTQFNCAEVCPKNIVPTRSIQRLKRRCVLKKFGIFK
- the sdhD gene encoding succinate dehydrogenase, hydrophobic membrane anchor protein, producing the protein MHAWTWVLQRISAVILIIALGLHIGFLHFSNTGEPLNYGEVVARLKTPVLIVFDILLLTFGLYHALYGLYSVFLDFDSGKKERVIVLGLFVVVGLGIVGFGIFGLLYTARSL
- the sdhC gene encoding succinate dehydrogenase, cytochrome b556 subunit, with product MSTDAYMTRSQMWDATGMWAWVLHRITGLGLVFYILLHTGLMGTSLLAGKENFDSTLSILMGHPVFESLDILLLGTVLYHGLNGIRILLFDIGIGVRVQTQKNLFWIFMGVGAILWFWFILVKLGY
- a CDS encoding sigma-54-dependent Fis family transcriptional regulator, whose product is MPWQSKQKYECLLNINNAIIAKKTREGLFEAIATQLTKVCLCDRCSIQLYDPMDSSITYFATAKGIKPNGISCETSRPLSAGAVANMVIESGKPIVIQDLSSVGHWTSADSMLMAGLTSTMAFPLIIRDKIIGSLHCSFKKCPENIMELAGFVEELCKQVSIAIDNMLSYEKLRNINEALEKQKGFVLEKINKANEAFYFTSRKMSKLKNDMDLVAESNAPVLIIGETGTGKDLVARYIHNHSPRNQNLFVKVNCASLASSLIESEFFGHAKGSFTGATVKRIGRFEMANGGTIFLDEIGELPLQNQAKLLQVLEDKAFERVGESTPISADFRIISATNQNLTKNIRAGKFRRDLFYRINTILLEIPPLRERIEDIELLVRCFSSNFAKIMQRPEAQYSSSAMDALRQYHWPGNVRELQNAVEKITILSNGQKLTEADIERLLHPFAFEEGPTQEIQFLTRDEMEKKHIQQALERCGGRTGGKHGASQLLGIPRSTLQYRMKKLGISPNSDTF